The DNA segment GCTTGGAATCTTACTAAAAGATCCTAGCAGCTATGCAGATTTCGAGTTTCTGGCATTTTGGCAAACGCAGTACAACAACATGAACGCTGTAAACTTGTTTTTTGCTTGGATCAAGGTAAATACCTTATCACAGTTTTTAACCTGCATATAATACACTTTCTTATCAATATCTAGTGTAAAAATGGATGAGACTAATTGCAATCTTGTGGTGCTCTTCATCCCTGTAGATATTCAAATACATCAGTTTCAATAAGACAATGACACAGCTGTCCTCCACACTGGCGCGCTGTGCCACGGACATCCTGGGGTTTGCGGTCATGTTCTTCATTGTGTTTTTCGCCTATGCCCAGCTGGGCTATCTTTTGTTTGGTACTCAGGTTGAATCTTTCAGCACATTTCAAAAATGCATGTAAGTAGTTTTTTTCCACAATTCAGTGGAACAGTCATAGTAGTCGATACAGATTTTGGAATTATAGAGTAATATATAAATTTCCAATTCCCTGCTGCAGTTTCACCCAGTTTCGGATCATCCTTGGAGACTTTGACTATGATGCCATCGACAGAGCAAACAGAATCCTGGGGCCAATATATTTTTTCACTTATGTGTTCTTTGTCTTCTTTGTGTTACTGGTAAGTCCTTTAATCTTGAACAcaatcagtttaaacaaatCACAAGCACATCTTTCTCCAAACCAACCTGGATTTTGTCCATTGAACAGAACATGTTCCTGGCCATCATCAATGACACATACTCCGAGGTCAAGGAGGAGCTAGCCTCCCATACTGATGACCTCCATATTACAGATCTTTTCAAACAGGTGTGGAtcgcaaaataaataaataattagaacatttgatttattattgaAAAAAACTTAAGCTAAATTCGGGTATACTGTATGACTCTTAATTTCAGACCGTGATGAAACTGAAATTCAAAAAGGACAGGATCTCAGATGTTCAGAGGGCCTTAGATGGTTCAACAGACTTGGAGTTTAGGGACTTCAGAGAAACACTAAAAGAGTAtgtcacatttttattcatttatcaacAGACCAGGAATAAATGACCCACAAATATtaattctgtttgtttatcCACTCAGAATGGGTCATGATGATCATGATATCTCTGAAGCTTTCACCAAATATGATAAGGATGGCAATCAAGTTCTAGACCGTGAGGagcaagaaaaaatgaaaagagagcTGGAAGAAAAAAGGGTttggaacttttttttcccccctctataGTGTTTTCTTAAAATGTTACTGTTTCCTCTTACATGTGCTTTACCATTACAGTGTCTCAAAgattatttttttggtttaacAGAATGCACTCAATGCAGAGCTTCGGAATCTTACACagggaaataaaacagaagacAGTGACACGGCAAGCTCCAACTCGGTGCATCCGGAACAGTTTCACGTGTAGGCTATGTATACATACAGCAGCCACTAAACACTGGATCTATAGTGAAAACAAATCTGGCACCAAGCATTTGTTGCAGaataatttacatatttttaatcatcattAGAGAGACCTATGAATTGTAAGGAAGAATTTGCAGTTTCAAGCAATAGTCagttattaaattatataaatctATCTGACATGACAAGACTCATGTCAGGCCCAAGGTAGAAATCATGAAAGTATAAGGTAACTCTACTTAGGGCTGGACAGCATAACAATATAATATCAACATTGTGATAACTTAGTATGCTTTTCTCAGATACCAGTTAATCATTTTTGAGGATATCAGAGAAATCAAATCCTATACAAAATGCAAAGAACTTAttttacttacattttatattatttacaatcACAATGTAAGTGATTACGTATGAGTTCAACTGTAAAGTGactcagaaaaataaaaaatatttttaaagcttACTAGATTTTAAAGAAAACTATGACATGGATAtcacagttatttttttttaaaaaaaagctttatatTACAATACAAAAATGTAATCCTATTTTCAATAAGAAAATCGTATTATATTggactgtttttacaaaaaaaaaaccatttaataaactttaagtatttttttaaataaacatttaagcaaaatttttaaatgttttagaaCTATAAACTAATCACTCTttaaaattatgtaaaatataattatatatatatatagtatacaattttttttttttaatatttatatatttattgtacgtatatatgcatatatgatAGACAGATACCTATTATGTTTAGCAGAAATGCTTGAGATTCGTGATATGATCATTTTGTTACATCACCCACCGCATTGTTCTCAGACCGGATTCCATCATTGTGTTCTTTCCGTTGTATGGTCATGAAATACAAACTGATGCTGCACCTGTTCTAAAGGCCATTACTGCTCTTATTTAGGTTGGTTAAACAAGTGGCTGAATTGGAAGGtgctctagccatcacaatatcCAAGATCGACATGGTCATGGAAAAACTGGGATTGCAGGACActgaaaaagcaaacaaaagacaaaacaatgGAAAGACACCTGGCAACCAGAAATGAGGTGAGGATCAGGTTTAACTTTGCTGTGCACTTTTCTGCATGAAACTTTATTCTATGCACGCAAGCTTTTGACTTCATATTACAATTCTATCAAATGAccttgttatattttttgtttgtttttgttctgattACAGCAATAGGGGTGAACTGGATGATGTTAAACCTGAAGCGAGTTCCCATCTTGGTCACTGGCTGCTTGATTGAGAAGTGAAAGAATTAATCATCAGATATTATGGCCCACTGTTACAGAAAACATTAACTCTACAGGTCACTGGAGCTGTGACCGGAGAACGTGACCATCTTAATGGCTAGGAAACTAGATGAACTACACCTAATTATAGAAAATCTTACTCTTTCAACCAGGGATATTGGGTAGATGGCTGAGGTAAATActattctaaataaaaaacaaaccaaaacaattATGCCGTATTAAGAAACTTTTCATCAAAGGAGCAGGAAGACAGCAACCTGTAGAAATCATACACTATTATTTCAGTGTGGACATCACAGATTATGTATTTTATGTCCTGTATATTTGATGTATTGTGATACTTGatacatttttaatgataaGAAAATTTCTAACCTCACCACTTGATAAgagatgtgtgagtgagtgattaattCTGTATAGCAGCTCAAGGGTCTGAACTAGGGGTCTTCAAGAGTTTAAATTCCAAGAGAATAAGACAGCCTCTGCAAATTCGCAGATGTCAGTCTAAATTTGGATAAAAGCATTTGCCTGATGAATTAAGACAGACCCCATATTAAATGGGATTAAAGCTGTTAGGTGTAAATACCACATTAAATCATAGATACTGTAACCCAGCTTCACCTTTTGTCTAGAATGTGAAgtcttaatatttaataattatattcttgtgtgtaaagtgtgtaactTTACTAATGCTCAACTAGGCATATTTAAAAGCTTTAAATGTATTACATGTAATTACTCTTAGGCATATTACAACTTATTTAAAATGTGCTGAGCTTCAATTGTGAATGTAAAATTTTGTGAACCTGGCACACTTCATGCATCTGATGTTACATGCTAGCTACAAACCGTCAGCGATTAAAGATTAAGGttagaatatttatatatatatatatatatatttatatatatatatatatatatataaaaatataaaagttataTTTGTCTCTAAAAGCAATGTAAATGTTACTTTAGgcccaaaataaaaaacatacattAATGTATTCCTAGTCCAATGGTTCATTTATTGAGACTCATTTAGACTTAAAATTATCAAATGCTAGACTGCATTCAAACATTTTACCTATTACATTCGGTTCCTGAAGCAACCTCAACAAATGTGATTTGAAACATGCATTTCAAATCTACAAAGTCCCCccgcaacaaaaaaaatccccaaatcTCATTTGTCTGGCTACTAGAGAACATGGCACGCATATTTGTCAAAACTGCAAATGGAGGAAATCTACTGTAGGGTCTAAAAATCAACAATACAGCTCTCTACAAGGGTCTCAGATCAGTAAAACTGAAAACTGTGTGCCTGAAAATTAAGGCTTCTTTGTAACACTGAGTGAATTCAGCATGTCAGCCACACAAACGTGTCTATCAAGAGCAGCGAGGTTTCTGCTCTATCCagggaaagaaaataagaaaaaaaaaaaaagatgcgcTGAAAACCCTTTTCCATACCCAGTTATCAAAGGTTATTTACATAATCAGACAGAGTGACCCTTTCTTTAAAGTGAACGAGATTTCACTGTCGGTAAAACATAGTAAAAAGATAACATCATACACGCTGTATCAAACTCTAGAATTCTGAGAGAAATGAGGAGCTAATGTGAATTAAATATACACAACTGCACATAGAAATTCATTTACACTTAAACATTTACAAGACACAGGTCCAGTGAACCCCAAAAAGTGCCTTTACTTACATGTGTTTACTGTATCAGAATGCTTGTTTTTGCTTCTTTAGGTACAAAATTTGAAGTCCATTGTGTAACTAACAAGCCAACACATCAGCTATTTGGAAGGGGAGAAATGAAACGGCTTAAACTGCGGTGTGTTTAGATCATGTACAGCGTTTTGCAATGTACCTGTGCATGTCCTGTAATTGGCAATAAGCAAATATATTGTTGGATACAGATGGAGGGGAAAATGTACAGTTTATTATGTCCGACTCCattaaaacaatgaaaataaatttcGCAAATAAACTCAGTTTCCTGCTGAAGGCGTTCTATAATCAAAATTTGCTTCTTTGCACTTAAACCCTGATTCAGGTCAGTTCTGAATGTTTTCCGGGAAAAAAGTCAATGACTTCTATTAGTCTCTTTATTCCCTCCACACACGAGGAAGAGGGCTCGCCCAAAGTGACTCAGATGTTAGACAGTGATGAACAAATCACTGTGTCTGGTAGCCAGCCATGCCAAAGTTAGCCTGGTTCATCACAGGGCCAGGCTGTGCCTGAGAGGGCTGAGTCCCAAAACCTCCCACCCAGGCAGGAGACTGTGATTGTCTGCAAGAAGAAAAGCAAGTAAAGGTTGTTTTCAAATGCTGATAaggtaaaacaaaataattattggaaaaaaacaaaaaaaaacaatggtgTCCCTTTCATTCTCATTTTGTTATTCTCTGCGGAACAGCTGCCAGCTAGCTGTCcttgtttcactttttttttttttttggaattatATAACAAATTAATCACCGGTTTAACAAAATGTAATTGGGAATTTTATGCTTGTTAGTGTATAAAACATTATGTACGTTTTTGTACATGTACGTAGTCACAATCAAATCACTTACAGGACGATGTTTAGTGACCCATCCTTCCAAACATCTGCATTATCTATACTCATTTACAATAAGACTCGGAACTTGACCAACTTACTCCACTCCAAATCCCTGCTGATTCCATGTCTGTCCGTACATTCCATAGGAAGGTACTTGCCATCCATTTGTCATGTACTGGCCATACTGCTGAGGATTTCCATACATCTGATTCCAGTGGCCCCACTGTCCATAATCCACCTGCTGGAAAGTCAGCAAAAACTGTTAGTATTTATTACAGAGCTTAAACTGAAGTTAACATtcctaaataaaaatgttccaaaaaaaatattgataaaTAATGCATACTTGTTCTGTTACAGGTTGGACAGTTTTTGCCATATCAGGTGACTCTTTGCCCCAGTAGCACTTAACAATATGGCCTTCAATGGTTGTTCCATTCACTGACACAATAGCATGGGCAGCACTTTCATGAGAAGAGAACCTGTGGACAAAAGAGACCCATAATAAGCAAACAAAccttactgtatatatatgtggGTTTAAGGTTGAGGCCAATACTGGAGATAAACCACATGGCCTTGTTATGTATCTCAACTAATTTAAAGGTTACATAATCTTATAAACACTTTTCTGGCTACAGGCTTTGGGATGCTGAATGTTGTAATACGTGTCTCCACAATCCAACACCCTTGATTTCAGTGAGAAAACATATGTTTGAACACAATGATAAGTGATTTGGGCACAAGATGCATTTACTTTACTGAAAAAAATTGGTAGAATGCAGTCGGTTTTTGTGAAGGAATTAATCGTGAGTAAAATTTGTTACACATGTGTTAGCAGACcagctgaagaaagaaaaaaaaatctaacacgGCAAGTCTATGGCTAGAAACATCAGCGCCATTAAAGACTACGTTGGCGCCATCTATTGGAAAACCCCTGTAGCTGCATGTAATCAAAGCTTGGAATTGGACAGGACTACAGCctcattacattaaataaagacttcctgttttatttcacaAGTTATTTGCTGGACGTAATAGAACATCCAgccataatattattattattattaagtcaaGACACAAAGAATATATAACTGTCTACAAGATCCATAAACATACAAGAAATCAAGTTATAAGCTAAGACAGTTAAAAATCCCTGAAAGGTCTGGGTTATTAAATGCCTATAAATCATTTTGCATTTAGAACTGCTGTTAGGACCTACCTGATAAAACTATATCCTTTTTCTGGGAAAACTCTGATTTCCATTATTTGACCAAAAGGTGAAAATGTCTGTCGCATAAGGTGGTCTGTCATAGAACAAAGCAAATTACATAATGAGTAACAATTACGTTACAATTACATTATGTCACGAAATAATGTATGCACAGAATATTCAATATAATAGCATTGTGTCTGACTTACCCGAGAGCCCTGACTGGATGCCACCACAGTATACAGTGCAGTTCTGAGGACTTGACTGGTTCACAACATCTTCATATCTCAGCTGCTTTGGGCTGGCTAAGGTTTCAGAAACAAATCAGTTATTCAAAAAGGTAAATTTAAGCATTCCTAAAATCTggccaaaaataaatacattacacaGATTTGTGgacatctgtctaatcacacCCATTTGTGATTTCCAGATGTTGTCCTCCTTTGgagttataataacctccacccTTCTGAGAAGACTTTCCACTACATTTTGGATAATGGTTTTGTAAATTTGCTCATTCATcaacaagagcattagtgaggtcaggcactgatgtcaggtgaggaggtcaGGCACACAGAGTTCCGATTCATTCAAAAGATGTTCAGTAAATGTTGAGGTCAGGCCTTTATATAGGCCctttgagttcttccactccaaccttagcAAAACCATGTCTTCTTGGGCATGGAACATGGCTgtgccatgctggaacaggttttcaCCCTTTAGTTTCAATTAAAggaaaacataataataatatagcacACAAACATTCTAGAtaactgtgtgcttccaacttcaTGGCAAGAGTTTAAGCtcacacatatgggtgtgataggTGCCCAGAACCTTTGACCATATACATATAGCATATATACTTGCTTCAATAACGCTCACTAGAAGACAGAATAGCAAgtacatttataacattttgCAGACTGCCTTATATTGAGCATCTtacattcatctcattttataaaactgacCAGTTGTGGGCTCCGATTAATAATCCATCATCTttaccactgagctactacttctcttttctctgttaaTCTTTGTGAGTAGAGTTAAGTACTTTCCATCAACTCAGCTCTCACCTCAAAGGAAACTACACAGTACAGGTCTCCTCCTACACCAGGCTCTACCTACTGACTGCTATGACAATCCGAACAGTTGACTGACTTACTGTCTTGAGTATTCTTAGGGGCTGGGGGCTTCCGAGTGGCCCAGTTGGTCCGAATCTGCCGTCCTCCTAACCACTGGCCGCCCATGTGCACTATGGCATTCTCCGCATCCTATGAATAACATACAAATAAACTTACACTACGCATTAACATTAAGGAGGGAAAtaaaagtaatttaaaaaactGCTAGTCTTTCATCACTGcctttctacattttattaatatataatattagaaAAGACTGAACCATCAAGAGACTAAAGTATGTAAAGGTCAAATGCATTCAGCGAATGACCAGTTTAGAGGAGCATTAATAAATGATTGTTTAAAtttgaataaaactgaaaatggttcatagtaaatataataaacagaaatagaaataacCTTCACTTTGTGTTCCTGAGCTGGAGCCTTACCAGTTTGTTATAGAAGGACACAAATCCATACCCCTTTGATTTCCCTGTTGTCATATCCTTCACCACACGAGCATCCCTGAAAGAATATGACAAACCAGAGATGTCAGTTCACTTCCAATCAGCCAgcatggtagagaaatgaaaggaaccatacacacacacacacagcactgtgaaGCATATTTACAGAACCCTAAATAAACGAATGAATTAATTACACTACCACTTCTCTTCTCACTATAGGTATGCTATGAAAAATATAAGTTCATGCAACCTACAATACACTGCTTTGTAAAGCTCCTGCTCAGTCAAGGTTTTCATTATACAGTGATCCTGGTGTTACACACAAGGCTTTATACTTTTATAACAGTAAAATTAACAAAACCACTACAAACAAATTATTTCTTTACCATGCATTCCTAATATATTTTGCTCTCTCTAATCCTACCAGCAGAGTTATACAGAAATAtcaaaagtggaaaaaaaggaattaaaCGGCATACATGGCCTGTTAacagatttctttatttttcctggTCAA comes from the Hemibagrus wyckioides isolate EC202008001 linkage group LG03, SWU_Hwy_1.0, whole genome shotgun sequence genome and includes:
- the tial1 gene encoding nucleolysin TIAR isoform X3; translation: MDARVVKDMTTGKSKGYGFVSFYNKLDAENAIVHMGGQWLGGRQIRTNWATRKPPAPKNTQDTSPKQLRYEDVVNQSSPQNCTVYCGGIQSGLSDHLMRQTFSPFGQIMEIRVFPEKGYSFIRFSSHESAAHAIVSVNGTTIEGHIVKCYWGKESPDMAKTVQPVTEQQVDYGQWGHWNQMYGNPQQYGQYMTNGWQVPSYGMYGQTWNQQGFGVEQSQSPAWVGGFGTQPSQAQPGPVMNQANFGMAGYQTQ
- the tial1 gene encoding nucleolysin TIAR isoform X1; protein product: MEDESHPKTLYVGNLSRDVTENLILQLFTQIGPCKSCKMITELDNVGFSILQHTSNDPYCFVEFYEHRDAAAALAAMNGRKILGKEVKVNWATTPSSQKKDTSNHFHVFVGDLSPEINTDDIRSAFAPFGKISDARVVKDMTTGKSKGYGFVSFYNKLDAENAIVHMGGQWLGGRQIRTNWATRKPPAPKNTQDTSPKQLRYEDVVNQSSPQNCTVYCGGIQSGLSDHLMRQTFSPFGQIMEIRVFPEKGYSFIRFSSHESAAHAIVSVNGTTIEGHIVKCYWGKESPDMAKTVQPVTEQQVDYGQWGHWNQMYGNPQQYGQYMTNGWQVPSYGMYGQTWNQQGFGVEQSQSPAWVGGFGTQPSQAQPGPVMNQANFGMAGYQTQ
- the tial1 gene encoding nucleolysin TIAR isoform X2 — translated: MEDESHPKTLYVGNLSRDVTENLILQLFTQIGPCKSCKMITEHTSNDPYCFVEFYEHRDAAAALAAMNGRKILGKEVKVNWATTPSSQKKDTSNHFHVFVGDLSPEINTDDIRSAFAPFGKISDARVVKDMTTGKSKGYGFVSFYNKLDAENAIVHMGGQWLGGRQIRTNWATRKPPAPKNTQDTSPKQLRYEDVVNQSSPQNCTVYCGGIQSGLSDHLMRQTFSPFGQIMEIRVFPEKGYSFIRFSSHESAAHAIVSVNGTTIEGHIVKCYWGKESPDMAKTVQPVTEQQVDYGQWGHWNQMYGNPQQYGQYMTNGWQVPSYGMYGQTWNQQGFGVEQSQSPAWVGGFGTQPSQAQPGPVMNQANFGMAGYQTQ